One segment of Sandaracinaceae bacterium DNA contains the following:
- a CDS encoding DUF2520 domain-containing protein: MTAPAAPMRVLVVGRGKVAHGIRHAARSRPTQAVCRLRTLTQVRATDLAWAELVLLTVPDGAIRAAAESLAPRVSARLPVLHLSGSRPVSEASACPEHGGLHPLASFASAQQPPSLSGVRFALGGTARALRMGRRLVRALGGKVLPDGSGAPLQGPAYHAAAALVANGGAALAASGVDILVRLGLDRASAQQGVAGLLRTVAANVERVGVPEALTGPIVRGDAATVLAHRAALRELGGTGLATYDAIALAILATAVEAGLSPEAAAEVRRALRATTTRRVR, translated from the coding sequence GTGACCGCCCCCGCCGCGCCCATGCGCGTGCTGGTGGTGGGTCGCGGCAAGGTGGCCCACGGCATCCGCCACGCCGCGCGCTCGCGCCCCACTCAGGCCGTCTGCCGGCTGAGGACACTCACGCAGGTACGCGCCACGGATCTCGCGTGGGCGGAGCTGGTGCTGCTGACGGTCCCCGACGGCGCCATCCGGGCGGCTGCGGAGTCGCTTGCCCCGCGCGTGTCCGCGCGCCTCCCGGTGCTGCACCTCTCGGGGAGCCGCCCCGTCAGCGAGGCCAGCGCGTGCCCCGAGCACGGTGGCCTGCATCCGCTCGCGTCGTTCGCCTCGGCCCAGCAGCCCCCCTCGCTCTCGGGAGTGCGCTTCGCGCTGGGTGGAACCGCGCGGGCGCTGCGCATGGGGCGGCGCCTGGTGCGCGCGCTCGGGGGCAAGGTCCTCCCAGACGGAAGCGGTGCCCCGCTGCAAGGCCCCGCCTACCACGCGGCGGCGGCGTTGGTGGCCAACGGCGGCGCTGCGCTCGCAGCCAGTGGCGTCGACATCCTGGTGCGTCTCGGCCTCGACCGTGCGAGCGCCCAGCAGGGCGTGGCCGGTCTGCTGCGCACCGTCGCCGCCAACGTCGAACGCGTCGGCGTTCCAGAAGCGCTCACGGGCCCCATCGTGCGCGGAGACGCCGCGACCGTGCTGGCCCATCGCGCGGCCCTGCGTGAGCTGGGCGGCACGGGCCTGGCCACCTATGACGCCATCGCGCTGGCCATCCTCGCCACGGCCGTAGAAGCTGGACTCAGCCCCGAGGCTGCAGCCGAGGTGCGGCGGGCGCTCCGCGCTACTACCACGCGTCGCGTCCGCTAG
- the holA gene encoding DNA polymerase III subunit delta, with the protein MTTPLTLSQVIAAARDGRYQPVHVIVGEETLLIERAVGALRRAVVGDGIPGFNDDSFDGRSLDAGTVIGAARTMPMMSDARFVLVRNADALSAKDQESLAAYLDAPCSSACLVLVAAKLDGRGKLAKVAKSSGCLNNAPVLKGSQLRDFAVAEAQQRGHTLAPDAAQALLDAIGEDLSGLDDAIERLSLYVGPGQRIGLESVETCVTRVRTESIWSLVDAISVKNTSLALGAASSLLADREPPLKILAMVSRQLRMIAKMRQALGSGLSAEDAAREAGAPPFKARELERAARRFTLPHLANAFSVVSETDGLLKGSRRPDDALLQEAVLRLCAP; encoded by the coding sequence GTGACCACTCCCCTGACGCTGAGCCAGGTCATCGCCGCGGCGCGTGACGGGCGCTACCAGCCCGTGCACGTCATCGTGGGCGAGGAGACGCTGCTCATCGAGCGCGCCGTTGGCGCCCTGCGCCGCGCGGTGGTGGGGGACGGCATTCCGGGCTTCAACGACGACAGCTTCGATGGCCGCAGCCTAGACGCCGGCACGGTCATCGGTGCCGCGCGCACCATGCCCATGATGAGCGACGCGCGCTTCGTGCTGGTGCGCAACGCCGACGCGCTGTCGGCCAAGGACCAAGAGAGCCTGGCCGCGTACCTGGACGCGCCCTGCAGCTCCGCCTGCCTGGTGCTGGTGGCGGCCAAGCTGGACGGGCGCGGCAAGCTGGCCAAGGTGGCAAAGTCGTCGGGCTGTCTGAACAACGCCCCGGTGCTCAAGGGGTCGCAGCTGCGCGACTTCGCGGTGGCCGAGGCCCAGCAGCGTGGGCACACGCTCGCGCCGGACGCCGCGCAGGCTCTGCTGGACGCCATCGGCGAAGATCTCAGTGGCCTCGATGACGCCATCGAGCGCCTCTCCCTGTACGTTGGGCCGGGCCAGCGCATCGGCCTCGAGTCGGTCGAGACCTGCGTGACCCGCGTGCGCACCGAGTCCATCTGGAGCCTGGTGGACGCCATCAGCGTGAAGAACACCTCCCTCGCGCTGGGCGCCGCGTCATCGCTGTTGGCCGACCGCGAGCCGCCGCTGAAGATCCTGGCCATGGTGTCCAGGCAGCTCAGGATGATCGCCAAGATGCGTCAGGCGCTGGGCAGCGGGCTCTCGGCCGAAGACGCCGCCCGCGAGGCCGGCGCGCCGCCGTTCAAGGCCCGCGAGCTCGAGCGCGCGGCGCGGCGCTTCACGCTGCCGCACCTGGCCAACGCCTTCAGCGTGGTGTCCGAGACGGACGGGCTCCTCAAGGGGAGCCGGAGACCCGACGACGCGCTGCTGCAAGAGGCGGTGTTACGCCTCTGCGCCCCGTGA
- a CDS encoding ATP-dependent Clp protease ATP-binding subunit — MSGVGGGVNGIVAQARHEARRRGHSVSTAHVLLVLMHRESDTGPLLASSGLNEATLLGLLSRDLGESASSVQRAFERAHKLAAAQSVGASGLHLLEAILRDRRAAAARALQDAGVDVERLATLVSEAAGLRPLGAPLPLPEPPALPSAARTPSRLPPPRRDHPPASDPRGRQPVAQRQPTDPRPKARRGRPSEFPADPATRNLAMVHAVDIVEAASGVHSLPVVPSQAFELDEQLCPTLAQLGRNLTALAASGGIDPVIGREAEVDRLLDILARRRGNNPVLVGPAGVGKTSVVEALALRLVAGGDEVRGLEDRMLIELSAGALVSGTGVRGALSERLRVLKEEVARTEGRVILFIDEIHAVIGGGEGPDDLAHELKAALARGELPCVGATTEAEYRKYFERDPALARRFSAVYVDEPSPALTIEILKGIAPRYELHHAVAYDPDALRAAVELSVRYLPERRLPDKAIGVLDLAAARVRRRGGSVVDDVAVASVIAEEARVPLERLLLRDSDKLLALERHLSERVVGHARPLQRISDALRKGAAGFLGKRPMSTFLLLGSTGVGKTETAKAISEVFFPGTPMTRIDMSELSEAHAVAKLLGAPPGYLGHEEGGQLTEPVRRRPYQLVLLDEIEKAHPEVLLTMLPMLDEGRLTDARGRTVDFTNTIIVMTSNLGASSASAPASASRIGFGGDSGSAEVDRGVEARAIGAARAALPPELWNRIDEPLWFGSLTETDVREIARRMLTGLASRMLAERHQRLRWDDSAIAALMRAGGFDPALGARPMKRLVGRLIESPLAEMMLRGDFLAGETVRLTGVGAEIRLEREGSECDAAQ, encoded by the coding sequence ATGTCTGGCGTCGGTGGTGGCGTGAACGGGATAGTCGCGCAGGCGCGACATGAAGCACGTAGGCGCGGCCACTCGGTCTCGACCGCGCACGTGCTCTTGGTGCTGATGCACCGAGAGTCCGACACGGGCCCCCTGCTGGCCTCGTCGGGCTTGAACGAGGCGACGCTGCTCGGCTTGCTGTCGCGGGACCTCGGCGAGTCGGCATCCAGCGTGCAGCGGGCGTTCGAGCGCGCGCACAAGCTCGCGGCCGCGCAGTCGGTCGGGGCCAGCGGGCTGCACCTGCTCGAGGCGATCCTGCGGGACCGTCGCGCCGCTGCCGCTCGCGCCTTGCAGGACGCGGGGGTGGACGTGGAGCGTCTGGCCACGTTGGTCAGCGAAGCCGCCGGGTTGCGACCCCTGGGTGCCCCGCTCCCGCTGCCCGAGCCTCCCGCGCTGCCGAGCGCCGCGCGCACGCCGAGCCGCCTCCCGCCGCCGCGTCGCGATCACCCTCCGGCCAGCGATCCGCGCGGCCGGCAGCCGGTGGCGCAGCGTCAGCCCACCGATCCGCGACCCAAGGCGCGGCGCGGTCGTCCCTCGGAATTCCCGGCCGACCCGGCGACCCGCAACCTCGCCATGGTCCACGCCGTGGACATCGTGGAGGCGGCATCGGGCGTGCACTCGCTCCCCGTCGTGCCATCTCAAGCGTTCGAGCTGGACGAGCAGCTCTGCCCCACACTGGCGCAGCTGGGCCGCAATCTCACCGCGCTCGCGGCCAGCGGCGGCATCGATCCGGTCATCGGGCGTGAGGCCGAGGTGGACCGGCTGTTGGACATCCTGGCGCGCCGGCGGGGCAACAACCCCGTGCTGGTCGGGCCGGCTGGGGTGGGCAAGACGTCGGTGGTGGAGGCCCTGGCGCTGCGCCTGGTGGCGGGAGGCGACGAAGTCCGTGGGCTCGAGGACCGCATGCTGATCGAGCTGAGCGCGGGCGCGCTGGTGTCCGGGACGGGCGTGCGTGGCGCGCTCTCCGAGCGGCTGCGGGTGCTGAAGGAAGAGGTCGCGCGCACCGAGGGGCGGGTGATCCTGTTCATCGACGAGATCCACGCGGTGATCGGTGGCGGCGAGGGCCCCGACGATCTGGCCCACGAGCTGAAGGCTGCGCTCGCGCGTGGCGAGCTGCCCTGCGTGGGCGCCACCACCGAGGCCGAGTACCGCAAGTACTTCGAGCGTGACCCCGCCCTCGCGCGGCGCTTCTCCGCGGTCTACGTGGATGAGCCGTCGCCTGCGCTCACCATCGAGATCCTGAAGGGCATCGCCCCGCGCTACGAGCTGCACCACGCCGTGGCGTACGATCCCGACGCGCTGCGCGCGGCGGTGGAGCTGAGCGTGCGCTACCTGCCCGAGCGACGCCTGCCGGACAAGGCCATCGGCGTGCTGGACCTAGCGGCTGCGCGGGTGCGCCGGCGCGGCGGCTCCGTGGTCGACGACGTGGCCGTGGCCAGCGTCATCGCCGAGGAGGCCCGCGTGCCACTCGAGCGTCTGCTGCTGCGCGACTCGGACAAGCTGCTGGCCCTCGAGCGCCACCTGAGCGAGCGCGTGGTGGGTCACGCTCGGCCGCTCCAGCGCATCTCGGATGCGCTGCGCAAGGGCGCGGCGGGCTTCCTGGGCAAGCGCCCCATGAGCACGTTCCTGTTGCTGGGGTCCACGGGCGTGGGCAAGACCGAGACCGCGAAGGCCATCAGCGAGGTGTTCTTCCCGGGCACCCCCATGACGCGCATCGACATGAGCGAGCTCAGCGAGGCGCACGCGGTGGCCAAGCTGTTGGGCGCGCCTCCGGGCTACCTGGGGCACGAAGAGGGCGGGCAGCTCACGGAGCCCGTGCGACGGCGGCCGTACCAGCTGGTGCTGCTGGACGAGATCGAGAAGGCGCACCCCGAGGTGCTGCTGACCATGCTGCCCATGCTGGACGAAGGGCGCCTCACCGATGCGCGCGGGCGCACCGTGGACTTCACCAACACGATCATCGTGATGACCTCGAACCTGGGTGCCAGCAGCGCGAGCGCGCCGGCCAGCGCGAGCCGCATCGGCTTCGGTGGCGACTCCGGGAGCGCAGAAGTCGACCGCGGCGTCGAGGCGCGCGCCATCGGGGCGGCCCGCGCGGCGCTGCCCCCCGAGCTGTGGAACCGCATCGACGAGCCGCTGTGGTTCGGGTCGCTGACCGAGACGGATGTGCGCGAGATCGCGCGGCGCATGCTCACGGGCCTGGCGTCTCGCATGCTGGCGGAGCGTCACCAGCGGCTGCGCTGGGACGACAGCGCCATCGCGGCGCTCATGCGCGCGGGCGGCTTCGATCCGGCCCTCGGCGCGCGGCCGATGAAGCGCCTGGTGGGCCGGCTCATCGAGAGCCCGCTGGCCGAGATGATGCTGCGCGGAGACTTCCTGGCTGGCGAGACCGTGCGCCTCACGGGCGTGGGAGCCGAGATCCGGCTCGAGCGCGAGGGCAGCGAGTGCGACGCGGCTCAGTGA
- the nadD gene encoding nicotinate (nicotinamide) nucleotide adenylyltransferase, with product MSARLAVYGGSFDPPHIAHVLVASWALAMGEVDSVIVLPTLEHALGKTAGASFEQRLAMCERAFACLRGVQVSGLEQTLGTPSRTYKLLLALGEQHPGAQLRLVIGADIVAELPRWFRYEDITRMAPPLVVGRAGYSPPDGTQLVMPEVSSTRIRAALAAGEPVGAWVPASVRAYIAEHGLYGASRGATA from the coding sequence ATGAGCGCGCGGCTGGCCGTCTACGGAGGCAGCTTCGACCCGCCGCACATCGCGCACGTGCTGGTCGCCTCGTGGGCGCTGGCCATGGGCGAGGTGGACTCCGTCATCGTGCTGCCCACGCTCGAGCACGCGCTCGGCAAGACCGCCGGGGCCAGCTTCGAGCAACGCCTGGCGATGTGCGAGCGGGCCTTCGCCTGCCTGCGCGGCGTGCAGGTGAGCGGGCTCGAGCAGACCCTCGGCACGCCCTCACGCACCTACAAGCTGCTTCTGGCGCTGGGCGAGCAGCACCCAGGCGCGCAACTTCGGCTGGTGATCGGGGCGGACATCGTGGCCGAGCTGCCCCGCTGGTTCCGCTACGAAGACATCACGCGCATGGCGCCGCCGCTGGTGGTGGGCCGCGCCGGTTACAGCCCGCCCGACGGAACGCAGCTGGTCATGCCGGAGGTGAGCTCCACGCGCATCCGCGCCGCCCTCGCAGCGGGTGAGCCCGTGGGCGCGTGGGTCCCTGCGAGTGTGCGTGCCTACATCGCCGAGCACGGGCTGTACGGCGCGTCTCGAGGTGCCACCGCGTGA
- the rpsT gene encoding 30S ribosomal protein S20 has product MANHDSSKKRIKQTIVRTERNKHVRSTVRSFVKTARLAIESGDKAAASTALADAIRRIDMAVSKGVYHRKTGSRYISRLSAQVAGL; this is encoded by the coding sequence GTGGCCAATCACGATTCCAGCAAGAAGCGCATCAAGCAGACCATTGTTCGCACCGAGCGCAACAAGCACGTCCGCTCGACCGTCCGTTCGTTCGTCAAGACCGCCCGCCTCGCGATCGAGTCCGGCGACAAGGCCGCCGCGTCCACCGCGCTGGCTGACGCCATCCGTCGCATCGACATGGCGGTCTCGAAGGGCGTCTACCACCGCAAGACTGGCTCGCGTTACATCTCGCGCCTCAGCGCGCAGGTCGCGGGCCTCTGA